From the genome of Candidatus Anaeroferrophillus wilburensis, one region includes:
- a CDS encoding MarR family transcriptional regulator: protein MKLHDCTYFLANRLTRSLKRAFDLRLEVHGLTAATWCAMMALAEKGPLTQKELSEILALENPTVTRTVDRLVEKGFIERRLVPHDRRYSVVSMTGKGAAILGQIEEVGSCFMGWVTRDLDDEEVRVLKQLLIRIHDHVVAG, encoded by the coding sequence ATGAAACTTCATGACTGTACCTATTTTCTTGCCAACCGCCTGACCAGAAGCCTGAAGAGGGCTTTTGACCTCCGGCTGGAGGTGCATGGGCTCACTGCTGCCACCTGGTGTGCCATGATGGCCCTGGCGGAAAAGGGTCCCCTGACCCAGAAGGAGTTATCCGAAATTTTGGCGCTGGAGAACCCGACGGTAACCAGGACCGTTGACCGCCTGGTGGAGAAAGGTTTCATTGAGCGGCGCCTGGTTCCCCATGACCGGCGTTATTCGGTTGTCTCAATGACGGGCAAGGGTGCGGCTATCCTCGGCCAGATAGAAGAGGTGGGCAGTTGTTTCATGGGCTGGGTGACCCGTGATCTGGATGATGAAGAGGTCAGGGTTTTGAAACAGCTGCTGATACGCATTCATGACCATGTGGTTGCCGGCTGA
- a CDS encoding helix-turn-helix transcriptional regulator yields MIPTDKRNDYYEKYLSDLSDHFDQSKEQKAPIHVGEKIRHLREKQRLTLEDLAEKTGFKVEMLENIEKEAITPPLGTMMKLSRALNTLMSSIISEKAGNKTYSVLRAKDQKSAPLPLGKVSDHSYIPVGTDLEDRHMDPFIVKLNPVKNKTLAPAVHEGEEFIYVLDGEVKITIEEHEEILSMGDAFYLKSTAPHLVTSNTDQPAMIMAVLYSGS; encoded by the coding sequence ATGATCCCCACAGACAAACGCAACGATTATTACGAAAAATATTTATCTGATCTGTCCGATCATTTCGACCAGAGCAAAGAGCAGAAAGCCCCCATCCATGTTGGTGAAAAAATCCGCCACCTGCGGGAAAAACAGCGTCTGACGCTGGAGGACCTGGCCGAGAAAACCGGCTTCAAGGTCGAGATGCTGGAAAACATTGAAAAGGAAGCCATTACTCCGCCGCTGGGAACCATGATGAAACTTTCCCGGGCCTTGAATACCCTGATGAGCTCCATTATCAGTGAGAAGGCCGGCAACAAGACCTACAGCGTTCTGCGGGCAAAAGATCAGAAGAGCGCCCCCCTGCCCCTGGGAAAAGTCAGCGACCACAGCTACATCCCCGTTGGCACTGACCTGGAAGACCGGCACATGGATCCTTTCATCGTCAAGCTGAACCCGGTGAAAAACAAGACCTTGGCGCCGGCGGTTCACGAAGGAGAGGAATTCATTTATGTCCTGGACGGCGAAGTGAAGATAACCATTGAAGAACATGAAGAAATTCTTTCCATGGGAGATGCTTTTTATCTCAAATCAACCGCACCTCATCTGGTAACCAGCAATACCGACCAGCCGGCAATGATCATGGCTGTTCTCTACAGCGGCTCATAA
- a CDS encoding acyl-CoA thioesterase, with amino-acid sequence MIEITVRSTHIDMFGHVNNATYIEFLEWSRVRMAEDHGIDLLALAAEGIGPAVVHLDINYRKESRMNDVLLVDAKVSEIRNDKVGVITQTITNKKTGERVCDARVTFVMFDLQRRKSIPMPESMKAMAPAMQQ; translated from the coding sequence ATGATTGAAATCACCGTTCGCTCAACCCACATCGACATGTTCGGCCACGTCAACAACGCCACCTACATCGAGTTTCTGGAATGGAGCCGCGTCCGGATGGCCGAAGACCATGGCATCGACCTGCTGGCCCTGGCCGCGGAGGGAATCGGCCCGGCAGTGGTCCACCTGGATATCAACTACCGCAAGGAAAGCCGGATGAACGATGTGCTGCTGGTGGATGCCAAGGTGAGCGAAATCAGGAATGATAAGGTGGGTGTCATCACCCAGACCATCACCAACAAAAAAACCGGCGAACGAGTCTGCGATGCCCGGGTGACCTTTGTCATGTTCGACCTGCAACGGCGGAAAAGCATTCCCATGCCTGAATCCATGAAGGCTATGGCTCCGGCGATGCAGCAATGA
- the nuoE gene encoding NADH-quinone oxidoreductase subunit NuoE — translation MSDRCDHDQEIDLEEQQILAAIEAALPAMPTDRHQLIPLLQHIQGTHGYLPLGGIALVARHLKMAASKVYGVATFYNQFRFNPPGRHPLKVCLGTACHVKGGEIILENFSRRLGIAEGETTKDREYSLERVACVGCCALAPVVMVGEKTESYVTPSKVEGIITEIEIQNEIAERAKEKHEPESDTQ, via the coding sequence ATGTCAGATAGATGTGACCATGACCAGGAAATTGATCTGGAGGAACAGCAGATCCTGGCTGCCATTGAAGCGGCTCTGCCGGCGATGCCTACCGATAGACACCAGCTGATTCCGCTGTTGCAGCATATTCAGGGCACCCATGGCTACCTGCCGCTGGGCGGCATTGCCCTGGTGGCTCGACATCTCAAGATGGCGGCTTCAAAGGTGTACGGGGTTGCCACCTTTTATAACCAGTTTCGTTTCAACCCGCCGGGCCGTCACCCTCTCAAGGTATGCCTGGGTACTGCCTGCCATGTGAAGGGCGGGGAGATTATCCTGGAAAATTTCAGCCGCCGGCTTGGCATTGCCGAAGGGGAGACCACCAAGGACCGGGAATACAGTTTGGAGCGGGTTGCTTGTGTCGGCTGCTGTGCCCTGGCGCCGGTGGTGATGGTGGGGGAAAAAACCGAGTCGTACGTGACCCCCAGTAAGGTTGAGGGGATTATTACCGAGATTGAAATCCAGAACGAAATAGCTGAGCGAGCGAAGGAAAAGCATGAACCAGAATCCGACACCCAGTGA